The proteins below are encoded in one region of Bremerella sp. P1:
- a CDS encoding S1C family serine protease: protein MTALRGFLPILFVAVCLFSTSISAQERVATAPQDFTPQWSAKQLELTPDEQRNIYVYEQGNRAVVHITTRSVQIDNFFLMERPAEGSGSGSVLDKQGLILTNYHVIEGAREIRVTLFDGESYAAALVGQDPVNDIAVLKIDAPEEVLHPVQFGDSSRLRVGQKVYAIGNPFGLERTMTIGIISSLNRVLPSRSGRTMKSIIQIDAALNRGNSGGPLFDSSGHLIGMNTAIASSTGENTGVGFAIPVAAIQRVVPQLVKNGRVIRPDIGITRVYQTDQGLTVATVAPGGPADQAGIRGFRLVREQVQRGPFVYEQTRLDRSEADTIVGIEGQQVQSADDLLSSIENKKPGEQVVLSVMRQGEKVSVPVELGLGD from the coding sequence ATGACTGCACTTCGTGGTTTTCTCCCCATTCTATTCGTCGCTGTTTGCCTGTTTTCTACTTCGATTAGTGCCCAAGAACGCGTTGCTACCGCCCCCCAAGACTTCACCCCTCAGTGGAGTGCCAAGCAACTGGAGCTAACGCCTGATGAGCAGCGAAACATCTATGTTTACGAGCAAGGCAACCGTGCCGTCGTCCATATCACGACGCGAAGTGTCCAGATCGACAACTTTTTTCTGATGGAGCGCCCTGCGGAAGGCTCCGGAAGCGGAAGTGTGCTCGACAAGCAAGGGCTCATCCTGACCAACTATCACGTGATCGAAGGAGCTCGCGAGATTCGCGTCACACTTTTTGATGGCGAAAGCTACGCCGCGGCACTCGTCGGCCAGGACCCAGTAAACGACATCGCTGTATTAAAAATCGATGCCCCGGAAGAAGTACTTCATCCAGTTCAGTTCGGTGATTCTTCGCGTCTAAGAGTCGGCCAGAAGGTTTATGCGATCGGTAATCCGTTCGGACTGGAACGAACGATGACCATTGGTATTATCTCGAGCCTTAACCGCGTGTTGCCATCGCGTAGCGGCCGCACGATGAAGTCGATCATTCAGATCGATGCGGCTCTGAATCGCGGAAACTCAGGCGGCCCATTATTTGATAGCAGTGGTCATCTGATCGGCATGAACACAGCGATCGCATCAAGCACTGGCGAAAATACAGGCGTCGGTTTCGCAATTCCGGTAGCAGCAATTCAGCGCGTGGTACCTCAGTTGGTAAAGAACGGCCGCGTTATTCGTCCTGACATTGGGATCACCCGCGTTTATCAAACGGACCAAGGACTGACGGTGGCTACGGTTGCCCCTGGTGGTCCCGCCGATCAGGCCGGAATTCGTGGCTTTCGACTCGTCCGTGAACAGGTCCAGCGCGGTCCGTTCGTCTACGAGCAAACCCGCCTCGATCGCAGCGAAGCCGACACGATCGTGGGGATCGAAGGTCAGCAAGTTCAGTCAGCCGATGACCTGCTCTCATCCATCGAGAATAAGAAGCCTGGGGAACAGGTTGTCCTGAGTGTCATGCGACAAGGAGAGAAGGTCTCGGTGCCGGTTGAACTTGGCCTGGGTGATTAG
- a CDS encoding YcxB family protein — protein MEVTYENKPEDIAAILYGLPWNDRFQDYWRTLKVLLAVWPLAVLFAILSEWFFLACLLGIVGLCALLLTILYWRAWASIGKNAKVIPGPQTVRLLDDYLEATTERGAARRRWNTVPSVRNLPDYIAIYVQKLRAYVVPKRYFSSPDEADAFVARAESLRTRALENPSPLLAWEAFRQGNDLDQFQLIEHLKWDACPELYARLTAMGIDTDGKNTVPTAWGLIKQLILPIILAMLLIVLRYQMEINTDFFYYLALTMTSILLLVFGLQWHSRLQFLKELSVQQEGSRPDEAWFFDEGVATVTEEGIGFSRWSVLDQVADDREAIVIYDTMPFIYLAIPKTALPDPEKQSALFERLKQCVDIAHDRHEEIVLAEVTDNPFQSPST, from the coding sequence ATGGAAGTTACTTACGAAAACAAGCCGGAAGACATCGCCGCCATTCTCTATGGCTTACCCTGGAATGATCGATTTCAGGACTACTGGCGTACCCTCAAGGTCCTGTTGGCTGTATGGCCACTGGCGGTACTCTTTGCCATCTTAAGCGAGTGGTTCTTTCTGGCTTGCCTGTTGGGTATCGTCGGCTTGTGTGCCCTGCTACTAACGATCCTGTATTGGCGTGCCTGGGCCAGCATCGGCAAGAATGCCAAGGTCATTCCTGGCCCACAAACCGTGCGTCTACTGGACGATTACCTGGAAGCGACAACCGAACGCGGTGCCGCACGGCGACGCTGGAACACGGTGCCCAGTGTGCGAAATCTGCCAGACTATATCGCGATCTACGTCCAGAAGTTGCGTGCGTATGTCGTTCCCAAGCGATACTTTTCCTCGCCTGACGAAGCAGATGCATTCGTCGCCCGAGCGGAGTCGCTAAGAACGAGAGCCCTCGAGAACCCATCTCCACTGCTGGCCTGGGAGGCCTTTCGTCAAGGCAACGATCTCGATCAATTCCAGTTGATTGAGCATCTGAAATGGGATGCTTGTCCCGAGCTTTACGCGCGACTGACCGCCATGGGAATTGATACCGATGGGAAGAACACCGTGCCCACGGCCTGGGGGCTGATTAAGCAACTGATTTTGCCAATCATTTTGGCCATGCTGCTGATCGTGCTGCGATATCAAATGGAAATCAATACGGACTTCTTCTACTATTTGGCGCTCACGATGACGTCAATTCTACTGCTGGTCTTCGGACTTCAATGGCACAGCCGCCTTCAATTTCTAAAGGAGCTATCGGTCCAGCAGGAAGGCAGTCGACCAGATGAAGCCTGGTTCTTCGATGAGGGCGTCGCCACCGTTACCGAGGAAGGAATCGGCTTTAGTCGTTGGAGCGTTCTAGATCAGGTAGCCGACGACCGGGAAGCCATCGTAATCTATGACACGATGCCCTTTATCTACCTGGCCATTCCCAAGACAGCACTGCCAGACCCAGAAAAACAATCAGCGCTATTCGAGCGGTTGAAGCAATGTGTCGATATTGCACATGATCGACATGAAGAAATTGTCTTGGCAGAAGTCACAGACAATCCGTTTCAATCCCCAAGTACTTAA
- the gmhB gene encoding D-glycero-beta-D-manno-heptose 1,7-bisphosphate 7-phosphatase, with translation MAIDTKIWTGPGRPAVFLDRDGTINEEVKYLGSPHQLRIIPGAAEAIARLNQVGIPVIVVTNQSGIARGYYTEDDVQDVHNYMDKLLADHGASVNAYYYCPHHPDAIVKKYAVDCECRKPRIGMLSAAAAQENVYLSQAYVVGDKRSDLRAAVNAGARGILVRTGYGKKTEEELIRESEATGAALVTNIVDDLSAAVEQILTALGQSQPQSVKPPKFASTYRHHRPELGRHYPH, from the coding sequence ATGGCGATAGACACGAAAATCTGGACTGGACCTGGCCGACCGGCCGTCTTCCTGGACCGCGATGGCACGATTAATGAAGAGGTGAAATACCTCGGTTCGCCTCATCAGCTGCGAATTATCCCCGGAGCCGCCGAGGCGATTGCACGCCTTAATCAGGTGGGTATTCCGGTGATTGTTGTCACCAACCAGTCAGGTATCGCTCGGGGGTACTACACTGAGGACGATGTCCAAGACGTGCACAACTACATGGATAAGCTGCTGGCCGACCATGGGGCTTCCGTCAATGCGTACTACTACTGCCCGCATCATCCTGATGCGATCGTGAAAAAATACGCGGTCGATTGCGAGTGCCGCAAGCCTCGTATTGGGATGCTGAGTGCAGCAGCGGCTCAGGAAAACGTCTACCTCAGCCAAGCCTACGTGGTGGGAGACAAGCGATCCGACCTGCGAGCCGCCGTCAACGCGGGCGCTCGCGGTATCCTGGTACGAACTGGGTACGGTAAGAAGACGGAAGAAGAACTGATTCGCGAATCGGAAGCGACCGGAGCGGCCCTGGTCACGAACATTGTGGATGACTTATCCGCCGCCGTTGAGCAAATCTTGACGGCACTTGGGCAATCGCAACCACAAAGCGTGAAGCCACCCAAGTTCGCGTCTACTTATCGCCATCATCGACCGGAGCTAGGTCGACATTACCCTCACTAG
- a CDS encoding SGNH/GDSL hydrolase family protein, translated as MSVLICADCFAQFGGGKSEIKADIRDGDRIALVGGTFIEREQQYGYFELALNLALPETNFSVRNLGWSGDTVTAISRARFGNQQEAWSHLTKSLDLVDPTVIYVGYGTNEAFRGKEGLEEFKANYAKLLDELEKRTQRIVMIKPLPMENLGPPLPNPEAYNANVELYGKAIEELAYDRGHSTMGMNASFAKYQPSGKDEPEHLTDNGMHLTEFGYWYLAPKMVASLAPWTSELPLKAVAANPLKPQDKVLVPLPYASAPGKEAPQSIQCAIQFFQPGKSVLKGPGDAPEVSATTEQWGRGVDIPATALYAKTEQLRQAILRKNQLFFDRFRPQNETYLYLFRKHEQGNNAVEIPQFDPLIEEQDKKIFELKQPDAFDVTFEKTAD; from the coding sequence ATGTCGGTACTGATTTGTGCTGATTGCTTCGCTCAGTTTGGCGGCGGCAAGAGCGAAATTAAGGCTGACATTCGTGACGGTGATCGCATTGCCCTTGTGGGCGGCACTTTCATCGAACGAGAACAGCAGTACGGATATTTCGAGTTGGCCCTGAATCTGGCCCTGCCGGAAACCAATTTCAGCGTGCGAAACCTTGGCTGGAGTGGTGATACGGTCACGGCCATTTCTCGGGCACGCTTTGGTAATCAGCAAGAAGCCTGGTCCCACCTGACCAAGTCGCTGGACCTAGTCGACCCAACCGTCATCTATGTTGGCTACGGAACCAACGAAGCATTTCGTGGTAAGGAAGGCTTGGAAGAGTTCAAAGCAAACTATGCGAAATTGCTGGACGAACTGGAGAAGCGGACCCAGCGGATCGTAATGATCAAGCCATTGCCAATGGAAAACCTGGGACCTCCTCTTCCCAATCCCGAAGCGTACAACGCGAATGTGGAGTTGTACGGGAAAGCGATCGAGGAATTAGCTTACGATCGTGGTCACAGCACGATGGGCATGAACGCATCATTCGCTAAGTATCAACCGTCGGGTAAAGACGAGCCAGAGCATCTGACCGACAATGGCATGCATCTGACGGAATTCGGGTACTGGTATCTTGCTCCCAAGATGGTGGCGAGCTTGGCCCCTTGGACCAGTGAATTGCCGCTCAAGGCCGTTGCGGCCAATCCCTTGAAACCTCAGGATAAAGTGCTTGTTCCACTGCCGTATGCATCGGCCCCTGGTAAAGAAGCCCCTCAATCTATCCAGTGTGCGATCCAATTCTTCCAGCCAGGCAAGAGCGTGCTGAAAGGGCCTGGGGACGCACCTGAAGTTTCTGCCACCACAGAACAGTGGGGACGCGGGGTCGATATTCCTGCTACGGCTCTGTATGCCAAAACCGAACAGCTTCGTCAGGCGATACTCCGCAAGAACCAGCTTTTCTTCGATCGTTTTCGACCGCAGAACGAAACGTACCTCTACCTGTTCCGTAAGCATGAACAGGGAAATAACGCGGTTGAGATTCCTCAATTCGATCCACTGATCGAAGAGCAGGACAAGAAGATCTTCGAGTTGAAACAGCCGGACGCGTTCGATGTGACGTTTGAAAAGACGGCCGACTAA
- a CDS encoding arylsulfatase gives MSASTFRLIISACLLVVTIGGSAWGADRPNVVLIMTDDQGYGDVGIHGNQVLRTPHLDQFAREGTQLTQFYCSPVCAPTRAALMTGRYFYRTGVIHTSRGAARMTTEEKTLAEVFQDAGYVTGIFGKWHLGDNYPLRPQDQGFQESLVHKSGGITQAPDQPNDYFNPLLWKNGHPVQAQGYCTDVFFAAAIEFIQDSRDVPFFAYIATNAPHTPLIVEEEAWKRYADQDQDEVTAKVYAMVENIDDNFARLIKTLDALNLRENTIVIFLTDNGPQQKRFNGGLNGRKSMVLEGGIHVPCFVQWPAKLEGGNKVSTRHAHIDWLPTLIEATGIQADLPNKIDGVSFWPQLSGSKQEVEPRNLFFQVHRGLEPEPYHNAAVVGERYKLVMNVGSFGKEKLADVPEKQRTGIQLFDLSKDPGEQNDLAPQMPERVEVLTNAYDSWFADVKASRDFATPAIMLGSKATDSTLLCRYQDGHYEGQSHLGWKVEVRENLFLQLRLNQEAKPGEKLMVRWLGDVNAYEIENPKEPITLVQLTPGTGLLDVWLQADGKPREFIKDNSTTGDVVATPFRLGD, from the coding sequence ATGTCTGCATCGACTTTTCGCCTGATTATATCGGCCTGTCTGCTCGTCGTAACTATTGGCGGTTCTGCTTGGGGCGCGGATCGTCCGAACGTCGTTTTGATCATGACCGACGATCAAGGTTACGGCGATGTCGGTATCCATGGTAACCAGGTACTGCGAACGCCGCACCTGGATCAATTTGCACGGGAAGGGACGCAGCTAACCCAGTTTTATTGCAGCCCTGTCTGTGCGCCCACGCGAGCCGCGTTGATGACGGGCCGTTACTTCTACCGGACCGGTGTCATTCATACCTCACGCGGAGCAGCCAGAATGACCACCGAGGAGAAGACGTTGGCCGAAGTGTTTCAGGATGCCGGATATGTTACCGGAATCTTTGGTAAATGGCACTTAGGCGATAACTATCCTCTGCGACCGCAAGACCAGGGCTTTCAGGAAAGCCTGGTCCACAAGTCAGGCGGAATCACACAAGCTCCCGATCAACCCAACGACTATTTCAACCCCCTGCTGTGGAAGAACGGCCATCCGGTTCAGGCCCAGGGGTACTGTACCGACGTGTTCTTCGCCGCCGCGATCGAATTCATTCAGGATAGCCGAGATGTCCCCTTCTTCGCGTACATCGCAACCAATGCACCGCACACCCCACTGATTGTGGAGGAAGAAGCCTGGAAACGCTACGCTGATCAAGATCAGGACGAAGTAACTGCCAAGGTCTACGCCATGGTTGAAAACATCGACGACAACTTCGCGCGACTGATTAAGACACTTGATGCGTTAAACCTGCGAGAAAACACCATCGTCATCTTCCTGACCGACAATGGCCCGCAGCAGAAACGGTTCAACGGTGGCCTGAATGGGCGCAAATCGATGGTGCTGGAAGGGGGAATTCACGTCCCCTGTTTCGTGCAGTGGCCTGCGAAGTTGGAGGGTGGCAACAAGGTGAGTACGCGTCACGCTCACATCGATTGGTTGCCGACATTGATCGAAGCGACCGGAATCCAGGCTGATTTGCCGAATAAGATTGACGGCGTCAGTTTCTGGCCTCAGCTGAGTGGCAGCAAACAGGAAGTGGAGCCACGGAACCTTTTCTTTCAAGTGCATCGTGGACTGGAACCAGAACCTTATCACAATGCGGCGGTTGTGGGTGAACGCTACAAGCTGGTCATGAATGTCGGCAGCTTTGGTAAGGAGAAACTTGCTGATGTGCCTGAAAAGCAGCGAACCGGGATACAGCTGTTTGATTTGAGCAAGGACCCCGGTGAACAAAATGACTTGGCGCCGCAAATGCCTGAAAGGGTAGAGGTATTAACTAACGCCTACGATTCCTGGTTTGCCGACGTGAAGGCTTCCCGCGATTTCGCGACGCCCGCGATTATGTTGGGATCAAAAGCGACCGACTCGACGCTGCTTTGCCGTTACCAAGATGGACACTACGAAGGCCAAAGTCATCTAGGCTGGAAGGTGGAAGTGCGAGAAAACCTTTTCCTTCAACTGCGTTTGAATCAGGAAGCCAAACCAGGCGAGAAACTAATGGTGCGGTGGTTAGGGGATGTGAACGCCTACGAAATCGAAAACCCCAAGGAGCCGATCACACTTGTGCAATTGACACCAGGGACCGGCCTCTTGGACGTTTGGCTTCAAGCCGATGGTAAGCCGCGCGAGTTCATCAAGGACAATTCAACAACCGGGGATGTTGTCGCCACACCATTCCGGCTGGGTGACTAA
- the ppk1 gene encoding polyphosphate kinase 1, whose translation MTQEITARLIDQNLKTSSSETDLTDTSWRDAYSDRDLGWLQFNSRVLHEALDDRNPGLERIKFLAIFTSNLDEFFMKRIGLLRTRSQAERLKNKVIGPVPVQQRLQEMRQVIIPMLKKRAKCFRKELKPLLAEHNIHLLDWDQLTDSQREKAHLFFNRNVYPALTPLALDPGHPFPYMSNLSTSLGFVLRVPDSEENLFARVKVPNILPQWIQLDSDMDDARSYIRLADLIHYNAEKLFPGMTIIDSTLFRITRNSEVEIEDDDESESIRTIVAEELRQRKFEPVVRLELSEDPNPWVRSLLMHQFDLSEDDVYEVPGELDYAGMWPLASLDIKELRDEPWNPIVPADLAGEEADIFSVIKSGDFLVHHPYESFDASVEQFIRAAANDPKVIAIKMTVYRVGDDTPFVRSLIRAAETGKQVACLIELKARFDEERNLHWAKELEKIGAHVVYGVLGLKTHTKIALVVRQESDGIRCYAHIGTGNYHVKTARLYTDLGLFTCDPMLTTDVVNLFHALTGRSREPSFQKLLVAPTNMREQFLEKTRREIENKKAGKPAMIIFKVNQLEDPEMCQGIIAASQAGVQVECIVRGFSCLRAGVPGLTENVTVRSIIGRFLEHSRIFYFANGSDDPLDGEYYIGSADWMQRNLSNRVEACTPLELRAHKERLWEILDVLMKDRRQAWVMNPEGDYEQLVPSDDDSDISRLGSHRTMMLLTQQRLKERIK comes from the coding sequence ATGACGCAGGAAATTACGGCACGCTTGATTGACCAGAACCTGAAGACTTCCTCGTCGGAAACGGATCTGACGGACACTTCATGGCGAGATGCTTATTCCGACCGTGATCTCGGATGGCTTCAATTCAATAGCCGCGTCCTGCACGAGGCGCTCGACGACCGCAACCCGGGCCTCGAGCGAATCAAGTTTCTGGCCATTTTCACGTCGAACCTGGACGAGTTCTTCATGAAGCGGATTGGCCTTTTGCGTACCCGCAGTCAGGCCGAACGGCTCAAGAACAAAGTCATTGGCCCGGTGCCGGTTCAACAGCGTCTGCAGGAGATGCGTCAGGTCATCATTCCCATGCTGAAGAAGCGAGCCAAGTGTTTCCGCAAGGAACTCAAGCCGCTGCTCGCCGAGCACAACATCCATCTCTTGGATTGGGACCAACTCACCGATTCGCAGCGCGAGAAAGCACACCTCTTTTTCAATCGCAATGTTTACCCGGCACTCACTCCGTTGGCACTCGATCCTGGGCACCCATTCCCCTATATGTCGAACCTATCGACATCGCTAGGTTTCGTCCTGCGAGTACCAGACTCGGAAGAGAACTTGTTTGCCCGGGTCAAGGTTCCCAACATCCTGCCGCAATGGATTCAACTCGACTCCGATATGGATGACGCGCGGTCGTACATTCGCCTGGCCGATCTCATTCATTACAACGCCGAGAAATTATTCCCCGGCATGACAATCATCGACTCGACGCTGTTCCGGATTACGCGAAACTCTGAGGTCGAAATCGAAGACGATGACGAGTCGGAAAGCATCCGTACGATCGTTGCTGAAGAACTGCGTCAACGAAAATTTGAGCCTGTCGTTCGCCTCGAACTTTCCGAAGACCCGAACCCATGGGTGCGCTCGCTATTGATGCACCAGTTCGATCTCTCTGAAGATGACGTCTACGAGGTGCCTGGCGAGTTGGATTATGCCGGCATGTGGCCTTTGGCGTCGCTCGACATTAAAGAGCTTCGCGACGAACCCTGGAACCCGATCGTTCCAGCAGACCTTGCTGGTGAAGAAGCCGACATTTTCTCGGTCATCAAGTCAGGCGACTTCCTGGTGCATCATCCTTACGAAAGCTTTGATGCCAGTGTCGAGCAGTTTATTCGTGCGGCAGCGAACGACCCAAAAGTGATCGCGATCAAGATGACGGTATACCGTGTCGGTGACGATACGCCGTTTGTCCGCAGCTTGATCCGTGCCGCCGAGACTGGCAAGCAAGTTGCCTGTTTGATCGAACTCAAGGCTCGTTTCGACGAAGAACGCAACCTGCACTGGGCCAAGGAACTCGAGAAGATCGGGGCCCATGTCGTGTATGGTGTGCTTGGCCTGAAGACTCACACGAAAATTGCGCTGGTCGTTCGGCAAGAATCGGACGGCATCCGCTGCTATGCCCACATCGGTACTGGTAACTACCACGTAAAAACGGCCCGGCTCTATACCGACCTGGGACTATTCACTTGCGACCCGATGTTGACGACCGACGTGGTGAATTTATTCCATGCCCTGACAGGGCGTTCTCGGGAACCCAGTTTTCAAAAGCTGCTGGTCGCGCCAACCAACATGCGTGAACAGTTTTTGGAAAAGACACGCCGCGAGATTGAAAACAAAAAAGCAGGCAAGCCAGCCATGATCATCTTCAAGGTCAACCAGTTGGAAGACCCTGAGATGTGCCAGGGCATCATCGCCGCGTCCCAGGCAGGCGTTCAAGTCGAATGCATCGTGCGTGGGTTCTCTTGCCTCCGAGCCGGGGTACCAGGACTCACGGAAAACGTAACCGTGCGTAGTATCATCGGACGATTTCTCGAGCACTCGCGTATCTTCTACTTCGCCAATGGATCGGACGATCCACTCGATGGCGAGTACTACATCGGTTCGGCCGACTGGATGCAGCGGAACCTAAGCAACCGAGTCGAAGCGTGCACACCGCTTGAATTACGTGCCCACAAGGAACGGCTGTGGGAGATCCTGGATGTGTTGATGAAGGACCGTCGCCAGGCATGGGTTATGAATCCCGAGGGCGATTACGAGCAGTTGGTGCCGTCCGACGACGACAGCGACATCTCGAGGCTTGGCTCGCATCGTACGATGATGCTTCTCACTCAACAGCGCCTCAAAGAACGTATTAAATAG